A part of Amblyraja radiata isolate CabotCenter1 chromosome 23, sAmbRad1.1.pri, whole genome shotgun sequence genomic DNA contains:
- the ghrh gene encoding somatoliberin isoform X2, translating into MLDKVSLLFYSLIVHTVCSPVYPALRFEDRSNLRQLLSTSPEETGMVQDGGIYEDKESGVDSTGKRTDRHADAVFTNTYRKVLGQISARRLLDSIMGQRLGDDNVLAKRHSDDIFTDNYARYQRQMAIRNYLAAILGNQRLENINMQQLPEIISAPLEADYGTIPTYVN; encoded by the exons atgttggacAAAGTCTCCCTCCTGTTCTACTCCCTTATTGTACACACGGTGTGTTCGCCGGTGTATCCAGCTTTAAG ATTTGAAGACAGGTCGAACCTGCGGCAACTGCTCAGTACCTCACCAGAGGAGACCGGCATGGTGCAGGATGGAGGGATCTATGAGGACAAAGAGTCCGGTGTGGATTCCACTGGGAAACG GACTGATAGGCACGCAGATGCAGTATTCACCAACACCTATAGGAAGGTGCTGGGCCAGATTTCTGCAAGGAGGTTGCTGGATTCTATCATGGGCCAAAGATTGGG gGATGATAATGTCTTAGCCAAGAGACATTCTGATGACATCTTTACAGATAACTATGCTCGATACCAGAGACAGATGGCAATTAGAAACTACTTGGCTGCAATTCTGGGTAATCAAAG ACTTGAAAATATAAATATGCAGCAGCTCCCTGAGATAATTTCTGCCCCTCTGGAAGCAGATTATGGCACCATCCCCACTTACG TTAATTAA
- the ghrh gene encoding somatoliberin isoform X1, with the protein MLDKVSLLFYSLIVHTVCSPVYPALRFEDRSNLRQLLSTSPEETGMVQDGGIYEDKESGVDSTGKRTDRHADAVFTNTYRKVLGQISARRLLDSIMGQRLGDDNVLAKRHSDDIFTDNYARYQRQMAIRNYLAAILGNQSRLENINMQQLPEIISAPLEADYGTIPTYVN; encoded by the exons atgttggacAAAGTCTCCCTCCTGTTCTACTCCCTTATTGTACACACGGTGTGTTCGCCGGTGTATCCAGCTTTAAG ATTTGAAGACAGGTCGAACCTGCGGCAACTGCTCAGTACCTCACCAGAGGAGACCGGCATGGTGCAGGATGGAGGGATCTATGAGGACAAAGAGTCCGGTGTGGATTCCACTGGGAAACG GACTGATAGGCACGCAGATGCAGTATTCACCAACACCTATAGGAAGGTGCTGGGCCAGATTTCTGCAAGGAGGTTGCTGGATTCTATCATGGGCCAAAGATTGGG gGATGATAATGTCTTAGCCAAGAGACATTCTGATGACATCTTTACAGATAACTATGCTCGATACCAGAGACAGATGGCAATTAGAAACTACTTGGCTGCAATTCTGGGTAATCAAAG CAGACTTGAAAATATAAATATGCAGCAGCTCCCTGAGATAATTTCTGCCCCTCTGGAAGCAGATTATGGCACCATCCCCACTTACG TTAATTAA
- the ghrh gene encoding somatoliberin isoform X3, producing MLDKVSLLFYSLIVHTVCSPVYPALRFEDRSNLRQLLSTSPEETGMVQDGGIYEDKESGVDSTGKRTDRHADAVFTNTYRKVLGQISARRLLDSIMGQRLGDDNVLAKRHSDDIFTDNYARYQRQMAIRNYLAAILGNQS from the exons atgttggacAAAGTCTCCCTCCTGTTCTACTCCCTTATTGTACACACGGTGTGTTCGCCGGTGTATCCAGCTTTAAG ATTTGAAGACAGGTCGAACCTGCGGCAACTGCTCAGTACCTCACCAGAGGAGACCGGCATGGTGCAGGATGGAGGGATCTATGAGGACAAAGAGTCCGGTGTGGATTCCACTGGGAAACG GACTGATAGGCACGCAGATGCAGTATTCACCAACACCTATAGGAAGGTGCTGGGCCAGATTTCTGCAAGGAGGTTGCTGGATTCTATCATGGGCCAAAGATTGGG gGATGATAATGTCTTAGCCAAGAGACATTCTGATGACATCTTTACAGATAACTATGCTCGATACCAGAGACAGATGGCAATTAGAAACTACTTGGCTGCAATTCTGGGTAATCAAAG TTAA